From Caballeronia insecticola, a single genomic window includes:
- a CDS encoding GNAT family N-acetyltransferase: MNWKILDFEQLTARELYLILRARSAVFVVEQSHVHLDPDGRDETGTHVFAAEDMSRSMPVLAYARIHEGDAEDPEVVVDKILTSPLRRGDGTAHALIERVLAVAAERWPGRGVRLTAPVSLRGFYEAFGFRKTEGPFLEHGMPYIGLTRKSRQPREAAPSKVQFAGPGAYANTYELL; the protein is encoded by the coding sequence ATGAACTGGAAAATCCTGGATTTCGAACAACTCACTGCGCGTGAGCTTTATTTGATTTTGCGCGCGCGCAGTGCGGTGTTCGTTGTCGAACAGTCGCATGTCCATCTCGACCCGGATGGACGCGATGAAACCGGCACGCACGTCTTCGCGGCCGAGGATATGAGCCGCTCGATGCCAGTGCTCGCATATGCCCGCATTCACGAAGGCGACGCGGAAGACCCGGAAGTGGTCGTCGACAAGATCCTGACGAGCCCGCTGCGCCGTGGCGATGGCACCGCGCACGCATTGATCGAGCGCGTGCTCGCGGTGGCCGCCGAACGCTGGCCCGGACGCGGCGTGCGCCTGACCGCGCCGGTGAGCTTGCGCGGCTTCTACGAAGCATTCGGCTTTCGCAAGACCGAAGGTCCGTTTCTCGAACACGGCATGCCGTACATCGGGCTCACGCGCAAGAGCCGGCAGCCGCGCGAAGCGGCGCCGAGCAAGGTGCAGTTCGCCGGTCCCGGCGCATACGCGAACACCTACGAGTTGCTCTGA
- a CDS encoding undecaprenyl-phosphate glucose phosphotransferase → MFAWSARCLDVLFIIAGGLIAHSMRFATLDISDIERLLIAFNSVLALLLFPAFGVYETWRGKPLPVMLARVALAWLAVVGAALVLAFTLHRMDSVSRLWFAYSTVISGTLIIAVKLAVYSGLRAMRGRGFNQRTVAIVGAQGFARTLLAHLSSTPEQGFTPVCLLDTTGDEELHASGVGSMPGPTTAIGTGGTRLPVLNDFDELVEKVRAEEINEVWLALPLSQEHTIYRFVHALRHDFVNLRLIPDTRSISLFNHSMTDVAGLATINLTTSPVSTLQMWPKMLFDRLFAATALFALSPLLIAIAIAVKATSKGPVFFTQNRKGADGRPFRIYKFRSMAVHQETKGHVTQATRNDPRVTKIGAFLRRTSLDELPQFLNVLFGHMSVVGPRPHALEHDDLYKDLVYGYMFRYRIKPGITGWAQVNGYRGATEKVEKMQSRVKFDLFYIHNWSFWFDIKIVAMTMFKGFIGRNAF, encoded by the coding sequence ATGTTTGCGTGGTCGGCGCGCTGTCTCGACGTGCTCTTCATTATCGCGGGTGGTCTGATTGCGCATTCGATGCGCTTCGCCACGCTCGATATCAGCGACATCGAAAGACTGCTGATCGCGTTCAATTCCGTCCTCGCCCTGCTCCTCTTCCCCGCGTTCGGCGTCTACGAGACGTGGCGCGGCAAACCGCTGCCGGTGATGCTGGCGCGCGTTGCTCTTGCGTGGCTGGCGGTGGTGGGGGCGGCCCTCGTCCTCGCCTTCACGCTACATCGCATGGATTCGGTGTCGCGCTTGTGGTTCGCGTATTCGACGGTCATTTCGGGCACGCTCATCATCGCGGTGAAACTGGCCGTGTACTCGGGCCTGCGCGCGATGCGCGGACGCGGCTTCAATCAGCGCACGGTGGCGATCGTCGGCGCACAAGGTTTCGCGCGCACCTTGCTCGCGCATTTGAGCAGCACGCCCGAACAAGGCTTCACGCCCGTCTGTCTGCTCGATACGACCGGCGACGAGGAACTGCACGCGAGCGGCGTCGGCAGCATGCCGGGTCCGACGACCGCCATCGGCACGGGCGGCACGCGCCTGCCGGTGCTGAACGACTTCGATGAACTCGTCGAGAAAGTGCGCGCCGAGGAAATCAACGAAGTCTGGCTCGCGTTGCCGCTTTCACAGGAACACACGATCTACCGCTTCGTGCATGCGCTAAGGCACGACTTCGTGAATCTGCGGCTGATTCCCGATACGCGCAGCATTTCGCTCTTCAATCATTCGATGACGGATGTCGCCGGGCTTGCCACCATCAACCTGACGACGTCGCCTGTCAGCACTTTGCAGATGTGGCCGAAGATGCTGTTCGACCGCCTGTTCGCGGCGACGGCCCTGTTCGCGCTCTCGCCGCTTCTGATCGCGATTGCGATTGCGGTGAAGGCGACCTCGAAGGGCCCGGTGTTCTTCACGCAGAACCGCAAGGGCGCGGACGGACGGCCGTTCCGCATCTACAAGTTCCGTTCGATGGCGGTGCATCAGGAAACGAAGGGACACGTGACGCAGGCGACGCGCAACGATCCGCGCGTGACGAAGATCGGCGCCTTCCTGCGGCGCACGAGCCTCGACGAATTGCCGCAGTTCCTGAACGTGCTGTTCGGGCACATGTCGGTGGTGGGACCGCGCCCGCACGCGCTGGAGCACGACGATCTCTACAAGGATCTCGTCTACGGCTACATGTTCCGCTATCGGATCAAGCCGGGCATTACGGGATGGGCGCAGGTGAACGGCTATCGTGGCGCGACGGAGAAAGTCGAGAAGATGCAGAGTCGCGTGAAGTTCGACCTCTTCTACATCCACAACTGGTCGTTCTGGTTCGACATCAAGATCGTCGCGATGACCATGTTCAAGGGATTCATCGGACGCAACGCGTTCTGA
- a CDS encoding Crp/Fnr family transcriptional regulator yields the protein MLTLQSDLHGNHLLGALPAHEWQALTPHLELVQLRTEQLLCDSGQRIHHVYFPTTAIISLLHTMEDGGSVEIAAVGREGMTGVPVLTGGETMPTRVQVQCPGFAYRMSAQALREQFGRSDFLRRLMLLYMQALLTQVAQTAACNRHHSLNKQLCRWLLIEIDRTASNELQVTQQLIADMLGVRREGVTEAAGKLHDAGLIHHSRGCIKVVDREGLEARACECYGLVKREFDRLLPRLRATEAVSASSV from the coding sequence ATGCTGACCCTCCAGTCCGATCTGCACGGCAATCACCTGCTTGGCGCACTTCCCGCCCACGAATGGCAAGCGCTCACTCCGCATCTCGAACTCGTCCAGTTGCGCACGGAACAACTGCTGTGCGATTCGGGCCAACGCATTCATCACGTCTATTTCCCGACGACCGCGATCATCTCGCTGCTGCACACGATGGAAGACGGCGGCTCGGTCGAGATCGCCGCAGTCGGCCGCGAAGGCATGACGGGCGTGCCCGTCCTCACGGGCGGCGAAACCATGCCGACGCGCGTTCAGGTGCAATGCCCCGGCTTCGCCTATCGCATGAGCGCACAAGCACTGCGCGAGCAATTCGGCCGCTCCGACTTCCTGCGCCGCCTGATGCTGCTGTATATGCAAGCCCTGCTCACGCAAGTCGCGCAGACGGCCGCATGCAATCGCCATCATTCGCTGAACAAGCAACTGTGCCGCTGGCTTCTGATCGAAATCGATCGCACGGCGTCGAACGAATTGCAAGTCACGCAGCAACTGATCGCCGACATGCTGGGCGTGCGCCGTGAAGGCGTGACCGAAGCGGCGGGCAAGCTGCACGACGCGGGCCTGATCCATCACAGCCGCGGCTGCATCAAGGTGGTCGATCGCGAAGGCCTCGAAGCCCGCGCGTGCGAGTGCTATGGGCTGGTCAAGCGTGAGTTCGACCGCCTGCTCCCGCGTCTTCGTGCAACCGAGGCGGTATCGGCCTCCAGCGTCTGA
- a CDS encoding fimbrial protein — translation MRIAGSDLIQPQLIANSSLASPSTVNLDGQTYAVFKTGLAGIGVVLNWHPVYGGAASSIDSTYTGLIYEPTTDVPLTLAYTPVPTSSIVWNRTGLPQISTAIGVAVRARFVKIGTISGSLLPAKAATTFSAFVMGYNYGGTSSWAQFGSVPVLVTVQASPIQTVSCTIGTPNFTVRLGSLALSQFTGPGSIVGDTAFTINLNDCPSGLTSITYNLSPVNGAVSGNPGVMQLQPGSNVASGIGVRITDSNGVPVSFSTDTVFSSYTGAAGNYQIAFRAAYLQLSASVTAGTANAQLNYTIKYN, via the coding sequence GTGCGTATCGCAGGCAGCGACCTGATTCAGCCTCAACTCATCGCCAATTCGTCGCTCGCGAGTCCGTCCACCGTCAATCTCGACGGCCAGACATACGCGGTCTTCAAGACGGGGCTCGCCGGGATAGGCGTCGTGCTGAACTGGCATCCCGTGTACGGCGGCGCCGCTAGCAGCATCGACTCGACCTATACGGGTCTCATCTATGAGCCCACGACCGATGTGCCGCTCACGCTTGCCTACACGCCGGTCCCGACGTCGTCCATCGTCTGGAACCGGACGGGACTGCCGCAGATCTCGACGGCGATCGGCGTGGCCGTGCGCGCGCGCTTCGTCAAGATCGGCACGATCAGCGGCAGTCTCTTGCCCGCCAAAGCCGCCACCACGTTTAGCGCCTTCGTGATGGGCTATAACTACGGCGGCACGAGCAGTTGGGCGCAATTCGGCAGCGTGCCGGTCCTGGTCACCGTGCAGGCATCGCCGATTCAAACCGTGAGTTGCACGATCGGCACGCCGAATTTCACGGTGCGCCTGGGTTCGCTCGCGCTCTCGCAATTCACCGGCCCCGGATCGATCGTCGGCGACACCGCTTTTACGATCAATCTGAACGACTGTCCGTCCGGGCTGACCAGCATCACATACAACCTGAGCCCGGTGAATGGCGCGGTGTCGGGCAACCCCGGCGTGATGCAGCTTCAGCCCGGCAGCAACGTGGCCTCCGGAATCGGCGTGCGCATTACCGATTCGAACGGCGTGCCAGTGAGCTTTTCCACTGATACGGTCTTTTCGAGCTACACGGGTGCGGCCGGGAATTATCAGATCGCTTTTCGGGCCGCCTATCTTCAGCTCTCTGCCAGCGTGACGGCTGGAACCGCCAACGCACAGTTGAACTACACAATCAAATACAACTAG
- the rpiA gene encoding ribose-5-phosphate isomerase RpiA → MTQDELKQLVGQAAADYVNANVPEGAIIGVGTGSTANCFIDALAQSKARYRGAVSSSLATTARLESHGFKVFDLNDIESLPVYVDGADEIDASGAMIKGGGGALTREKIVASVADVFVCIADASKRVPVMGKFPLPVEVVPMARTAIGRKLAALGGVPIVRVTKDGSPFITDNGNEIIDVKGLSIDDPRGLEAQINAWPGVVTVGLFAARGANLCLLGTDTGVERIDYAA, encoded by the coding sequence ATGACTCAAGACGAACTCAAGCAACTGGTCGGCCAGGCCGCCGCCGACTACGTGAATGCGAACGTGCCCGAAGGCGCGATCATCGGCGTCGGCACCGGATCGACCGCCAACTGCTTCATCGACGCGCTGGCCCAGTCGAAGGCGCGCTATCGCGGCGCGGTGTCGAGCTCGCTCGCGACCACCGCACGCCTCGAATCGCACGGCTTCAAGGTATTCGATCTCAACGATATCGAGTCGCTGCCGGTGTATGTGGACGGCGCCGACGAAATCGACGCCAGCGGCGCGATGATCAAGGGCGGCGGCGGTGCGCTCACGCGCGAAAAAATCGTCGCGTCCGTGGCCGACGTGTTCGTGTGCATCGCGGACGCAAGCAAGCGCGTGCCCGTGATGGGCAAGTTCCCGCTGCCCGTCGAAGTCGTGCCGATGGCGCGCACCGCGATCGGCCGCAAGCTCGCGGCGCTGGGCGGCGTGCCGATCGTGCGCGTGACGAAGGACGGCTCGCCCTTTATCACCGACAACGGCAACGAGATCATCGACGTGAAAGGTCTCTCCATCGATGATCCGCGCGGGCTCGAAGCGCAAATCAACGCGTGGCCGGGCGTCGTGACGGTTGGGCTGTTCGCCGCTCGCGGTGCGAATCTCTGCCTGCTCGGCACGGACACCGGCGTCGAGCGCATCGACTACGCGGCATAA
- a CDS encoding FadR/GntR family transcriptional regulator — protein MDENKERSLVAKVMDGLVSGIVEQKYGAILPPQDILSKEFDVSRTVMREALSMLLARHMLDVRPKTGTRIRPMSDWRLIDEDVVSWRFRAKPDQTFLRDVIEFRMLIEPRAAALAAARATPDEIAGIRDAFDALSRLQVGEPEYQAADEVLHTRIVAASGNQFFRQMTAIVRGALVTVNPIVDGIESVREATLAAQKSVVEAIESKDSAAAESATRALVDLAAEEVGRAFSLERVNVQPAAPNVNESAGV, from the coding sequence ATGGATGAAAACAAAGAGCGATCGCTGGTGGCGAAGGTAATGGACGGACTCGTCTCCGGGATCGTCGAGCAAAAATATGGCGCGATTCTGCCACCGCAGGACATCCTCTCGAAGGAGTTCGACGTGAGCCGCACCGTCATGCGCGAGGCGCTCTCGATGCTGCTCGCGCGCCATATGCTGGACGTGCGTCCGAAAACGGGCACGCGCATTCGTCCGATGAGCGACTGGCGTCTGATCGACGAAGACGTGGTGAGCTGGCGCTTTCGTGCGAAACCGGATCAGACCTTTCTGCGCGATGTAATCGAATTCCGCATGCTGATCGAGCCGCGCGCCGCCGCGCTCGCCGCCGCACGCGCGACGCCCGATGAAATCGCCGGCATCCGCGATGCCTTCGACGCGCTGTCGCGCCTGCAAGTCGGCGAGCCGGAATATCAGGCGGCCGACGAGGTGCTGCACACGCGCATCGTCGCCGCCAGCGGCAACCAGTTCTTCCGGCAGATGACCGCCATCGTGCGCGGCGCGCTCGTGACCGTGAATCCGATCGTCGACGGCATCGAGTCCGTCCGCGAGGCGACGCTCGCGGCGCAGAAGAGCGTCGTCGAGGCGATCGAGTCGAAGGATTCCGCCGCCGCCGAATCCGCGACGCGCGCGCTCGTCGATCTGGCCGCCGAAGAAGTGGGCCGCGCGTTTTCGCTCGAGCGCGTGAACGTGCAGCCGGCGGCGCCGAACGTGAACGAGTCCGCGGGCGTGTAA
- a CDS encoding DUF1839 family protein, producing the protein MSAFHTSGVTGSGAGRSRVVSLDPLRMRARRHHAHALHRGERIWREGVAPVDLWIEILHGSGLEPRAALAFSVTQDFEDDQFTLGKLPFEDIEKLYGLQAQELAVFDSLEERALVQTRRGNIVLVEVDAFFLPDMRAVSYRREHAKTTIGIDVIDPDARRLGYFHHTGYHLLDGDDFDGILRADAAQDQVSLFPHVEFVKHVRDALTGTPLAEASADLLCAHLLRRPMHNPITRWRAAFPEHVDTMLARGEPYARLYAFNVMRQLGANFELLAHYLQWMREQGFDIPPNTHMSARKIASETMVMQCRLARALSHNRRELCEASFDVIEDAYERVVPPLANIVC; encoded by the coding sequence ATGAGCGCGTTCCATACGAGCGGTGTGACGGGTTCAGGCGCGGGCCGTTCCCGCGTCGTGTCACTCGACCCCTTGCGCATGCGTGCGCGGCGTCATCATGCGCATGCGCTGCATCGTGGCGAGCGTATCTGGCGCGAAGGCGTGGCGCCCGTCGATCTCTGGATCGAAATCCTGCACGGCAGCGGACTCGAACCGCGCGCGGCGCTCGCATTCAGCGTCACGCAGGACTTCGAAGACGATCAGTTCACCCTCGGCAAGCTGCCGTTCGAAGATATCGAAAAGCTCTACGGTCTGCAGGCGCAGGAACTCGCGGTATTCGATTCGCTCGAGGAGCGCGCGCTCGTGCAGACGCGTCGCGGGAATATCGTGCTGGTCGAAGTGGATGCGTTCTTTTTGCCGGACATGCGCGCGGTTTCGTATCGGCGCGAACATGCGAAGACGACGATCGGCATCGACGTGATCGATCCCGACGCGCGGCGGCTCGGCTACTTCCATCACACGGGCTATCACCTGCTCGACGGCGACGATTTCGACGGCATACTGCGCGCCGATGCGGCGCAGGATCAGGTATCGCTCTTTCCGCACGTCGAATTCGTGAAGCACGTAAGAGACGCGCTGACGGGCACGCCGCTCGCCGAAGCATCGGCGGATCTTCTGTGCGCGCATCTATTGCGGCGCCCGATGCACAACCCGATCACGCGCTGGCGTGCAGCCTTTCCCGAGCATGTCGACACGATGCTCGCGCGCGGCGAGCCTTATGCGCGCCTGTATGCGTTCAACGTGATGCGGCAACTCGGCGCGAATTTCGAACTGCTCGCACACTACCTGCAATGGATGCGCGAGCAAGGCTTCGATATTCCGCCCAACACCCATATGAGCGCGCGCAAGATCGCGAGCGAAACGATGGTCATGCAATGCAGGCTTGCGCGTGCGCTATCGCACAACCGGCGCGAGCTATGCGAAGCATCATTCGATGTCATTGAAGACGCGTATGAGCGCGTCGTTCCTCCGCTTGCGAATATCGTCTGTTGA
- a CDS encoding glycosyltransferase family 4 protein, whose amino-acid sequence MRIVHLANHAQTIGNGTVNMMVDLACVQARMGQEVVVASSGGGFEPLLRRHGITHIPLQQSRQPWRVPSMIAGFNRLIDRFDPDIVHAHMMTGALISRFGSMRRRFALVTTVHHELQKSASLVRAGDRMVAVSRAVADDLAARGIGPERMSIVLNGAVGAPRLVLRPAARPVRLKHPNIVCVAGMYRRKGIADLLHAFALVREQAAHERVSQAEVPSEPQLYLIGDGPDRGLMEALAADLGIAEAVHFTGFVADARPYFAGADVFALLSHQDPSPLVIAEAREAGCAIVATRVGGIPEMLDEGAAGVLVPAGDAAQAAAKLRWLLFDSDARGQYAARARENLPKLSVERVSSEYLAIYQHTLAERASLRQRTVPLDARRTRAPDGAV is encoded by the coding sequence ATGCGAATAGTCCATCTCGCGAACCACGCGCAGACGATCGGCAACGGCACCGTCAACATGATGGTCGATCTCGCCTGCGTGCAGGCGCGCATGGGCCAGGAGGTGGTCGTCGCGTCGTCGGGCGGCGGCTTCGAACCGCTTCTGCGGCGGCACGGAATCACGCACATTCCGCTGCAGCAGTCGCGCCAGCCGTGGCGCGTGCCGTCGATGATCGCGGGCTTCAATCGTCTCATCGACCGCTTCGACCCCGACATCGTGCACGCGCACATGATGACGGGCGCGCTCATCTCGCGCTTCGGCAGCATGCGGCGACGCTTCGCGCTCGTGACGACCGTGCATCACGAGCTTCAGAAAAGCGCCTCGCTGGTGCGTGCGGGCGACCGCATGGTCGCCGTAAGCCGCGCGGTGGCCGACGATCTCGCCGCGCGCGGCATCGGGCCGGAGCGCATGTCGATCGTGCTCAACGGCGCAGTGGGCGCGCCGCGCCTCGTTTTGCGGCCCGCCGCGCGGCCGGTGCGCCTGAAGCATCCGAATATCGTCTGCGTGGCGGGCATGTACCGGAGGAAAGGCATCGCCGATCTGCTGCACGCGTTCGCGCTCGTGCGCGAGCAGGCCGCGCATGAACGCGTTTCCCAGGCGGAGGTCCCGTCCGAGCCGCAGCTGTATCTGATCGGCGACGGTCCCGATCGCGGCCTGATGGAAGCGCTCGCGGCCGATCTGGGCATTGCGGAGGCGGTGCATTTCACGGGCTTTGTCGCCGATGCGCGGCCGTATTTCGCCGGCGCCGACGTTTTCGCGCTGCTGTCGCATCAGGATCCGTCGCCGCTCGTGATTGCGGAGGCGCGCGAGGCCGGCTGTGCGATCGTCGCGACGCGCGTGGGCGGCATCCCCGAAATGCTCGACGAGGGCGCCGCGGGCGTGCTCGTGCCCGCGGGAGACGCGGCGCAGGCGGCGGCGAAACTGCGCTGGCTGCTGTTCGATTCCGATGCGCGCGGCCAGTACGCGGCGCGCGCGCGGGAAAACCTGCCGAAGCTCTCGGTGGAAAGGGTGAGCAGCGAGTATCTTGCGATCTATCAGCACACGCTCGCGGAACGCGCTTCGCTGCGGCAGCGCACGGTGCCGCTCGACGCGCGCCGCACGCGCGCGCCCGATGGCGCGGTTTAA
- a CDS encoding Gfo/Idh/MocA family protein — translation MTQSNLTGATIRWGIVGAGRIAKRFADSLAHVEGATLAAVWSRREEPARALAEAFGARACADFDALLGQVDAVYIATLQDSHPEYALRAFAAGKPVLCEKPAAVNARALQQMIDAARAAKLLFMEAMKPPFYPLYQRLRAHLQADPIGEIGLVRAGCSMAGVPLDHPSFSLQAGGGALLDIGIYEAFLAVDWLGEALDVQTVGRLGETGVDVFASLNVRHERGIAQLFCGLDLQGRGDALLGGTRGTVTIHESWWNPARATIAYTDGRKVELDEPFTGGGLNYETAHFCGLLRAGKIESPVMTHATSMRMIAIIDAARRDLKLRFPFETD, via the coding sequence TTGACGCAATCGAACCTAACCGGAGCCACGATCCGCTGGGGCATCGTCGGCGCGGGGCGCATCGCGAAGCGTTTCGCCGATAGTCTCGCGCACGTCGAAGGCGCGACGCTCGCGGCCGTCTGGTCGCGCCGCGAGGAACCGGCGCGTGCGCTGGCCGAAGCCTTCGGCGCACGCGCCTGCGCCGATTTCGACGCGCTGCTCGGCCAGGTCGACGCCGTCTATATCGCGACATTGCAGGACAGCCATCCGGAGTACGCGTTGCGCGCGTTCGCGGCGGGCAAACCCGTGCTGTGCGAAAAGCCCGCCGCCGTGAATGCGCGCGCGCTGCAGCAGATGATCGACGCGGCGCGCGCGGCCAAACTGCTGTTCATGGAGGCGATGAAGCCGCCGTTTTATCCGCTTTACCAGCGACTGCGCGCGCATTTGCAGGCCGATCCGATCGGCGAAATCGGGCTCGTGCGCGCGGGCTGCTCGATGGCGGGCGTGCCGCTCGATCATCCGTCGTTCTCGCTGCAGGCGGGCGGCGGCGCGCTGCTCGATATCGGCATCTACGAGGCATTTCTCGCGGTGGACTGGCTCGGCGAGGCGCTGGATGTGCAGACCGTCGGCCGCCTGGGCGAAACGGGCGTCGACGTGTTCGCGAGCCTGAACGTGCGCCACGAACGCGGCATCGCGCAATTGTTCTGCGGGCTCGATCTGCAAGGCCGCGGCGACGCGCTGCTCGGCGGCACGCGCGGCACGGTGACGATTCACGAAAGCTGGTGGAATCCGGCGCGCGCGACCATCGCCTACACGGACGGCCGCAAGGTCGAACTCGACGAGCCGTTTACGGGCGGCGGCCTCAACTACGAGACCGCGCATTTCTGCGGGCTGCTGCGTGCAGGCAAAATCGAAAGCCCGGTGATGACGCACGCGACGTCGATGCGCATGATCGCGATCATCGACGCCGCGCGGCGCGATCTGAAGCTGCGCTTTCCTTTCGAAACCGATTGA
- a CDS encoding amino acid ABC transporter permease gives MSTTSLLVQSAPVLAQGALLTIKFALYSMFFGLIAAVVLALMGISQSRALVRIGRVYVSVMRGTPLLVQIFVIYYGLPSIGISLEPTPAGVIALSANVAAYLSESMRGAILGVHSGQWLAAYSLGLSRAQTLRYVIAPQALRIAVPSLSNSLISLIKDTSLVSVITVTELLRSAQEVIAATYQPLPLYLAAAFVYWVLCSVLEFVQRIFERRLALPGRH, from the coding sequence ATGTCCACGACATCCCTGCTCGTTCAATCGGCGCCGGTACTGGCGCAAGGCGCGCTGCTGACGATCAAGTTCGCGCTCTATTCGATGTTCTTCGGCCTCATCGCGGCCGTCGTGCTCGCGTTGATGGGCATCAGCCAGAGCCGCGCGCTCGTCAGAATCGGGCGCGTCTATGTGAGCGTGATGCGCGGCACGCCGCTGCTCGTGCAGATCTTCGTCATCTATTACGGCTTGCCGAGCATCGGCATTTCGCTCGAACCGACGCCCGCGGGCGTGATCGCGCTGTCGGCGAACGTCGCGGCCTATCTGTCGGAGAGCATGCGCGGCGCGATTCTGGGCGTGCACAGCGGGCAATGGCTCGCCGCCTACAGCCTCGGGCTTTCTCGCGCGCAGACGCTGCGTTACGTGATCGCGCCGCAGGCGCTGCGCATCGCGGTGCCGAGCCTGTCGAACAGTCTCATCAGCCTGATCAAGGACACGTCGCTCGTGTCCGTCATCACCGTGACCGAGCTGCTCAGAAGCGCGCAGGAAGTGATCGCGGCGACCTATCAGCCGCTGCCGCTCTATCTCGCGGCGGCGTTCGTCTACTGGGTGCTGTGCAGCGTGCTCGAATTCGTGCAGCGGATTTTCGAACGCCGTCTCGCGTTGCCCGGACGGCATTAG
- a CDS encoding fimbrial protein, whose protein sequence is MFSQFASAATSGVITFQGALVADTCTVTTGTNNNFTVALPSVQTSTLASAGQIGGTTPFTIGLTGCSPSVPIRASFAAGSAGLAGDHMKNTGLAGNVELQLLNSSGTAIALSQSTAAAQGDTLQTTDATGAANLAYSVQYYAKGTTTAGSVLSNINYTIVYN, encoded by the coding sequence TTGTTTTCACAGTTTGCTTCGGCTGCGACTTCGGGCGTCATCACGTTCCAGGGCGCGCTGGTCGCCGACACCTGCACCGTGACGACCGGTACCAACAACAATTTCACCGTCGCGCTTCCGTCGGTTCAGACGTCGACGCTCGCAAGCGCGGGCCAGATCGGCGGTACGACGCCGTTCACGATCGGCCTGACCGGCTGCTCGCCGTCCGTACCGATTCGTGCAAGTTTCGCCGCAGGCTCCGCCGGTCTCGCCGGCGACCACATGAAGAACACCGGCTTGGCGGGCAACGTCGAACTGCAATTGCTCAATAGCAGTGGCACCGCAATCGCGTTGAGCCAGTCGACCGCGGCAGCTCAGGGCGACACGCTCCAGACGACCGACGCCACCGGCGCCGCGAACCTGGCGTACTCGGTGCAGTATTACGCGAAGGGCACGACGACCGCCGGTTCGGTCCTGTCGAACATCAACTACACGATCGTCTACAACTGA